One Bartonella kosoyi DNA segment encodes these proteins:
- a CDS encoding helix-turn-helix transcriptional regulator, giving the protein MNEEKLTASIEKVSLFEQALLSMRLQRLVNIQDLSIYLGMSMTYIRELVKIGAFPKPIQEGRYLKWDLVEIDRYIEAKKTERDSVELS; this is encoded by the coding sequence ATGAACGAAGAAAAATTAACTGCCTCAATAGAAAAAGTAAGCTTATTCGAACAAGCTTTACTGTCGATGCGTTTGCAACGGCTTGTCAATATACAAGATCTCTCAATTTATCTCGGAATGTCAATGACATATATTAGAGAGCTTGTAAAAATCGGAGCTTTTCCTAAGCCTATACAAGAAGGACGATACCTAAAATGGGATCTTGTTGAAATTGATCGTTATATTGAAGCTAAAAAAACTGAAAGAGATTCTGTAGAATTGTCTTGA
- a CDS encoding phage antirepressor KilAC domain-containing protein, translating to MDNPIAITNNTVNGEDVQTVNARDLHAFLEAKRDFSNWIKDRISRYNFIEGQDFVKTQDLRSPNLASAKSRSVIAINYHLTLEMAKELSMVERNEKGKQARLYFIECERRAKQALTLQQIDYSSPKAMMGFLNYLQSQIDQQDTIIEYLKPKAMALESLQRADGLFGLTEAAKILEIQPKQFIQFLQKKGWVYRRTFGAHLLPYQDKIQKGLMDCSTHTVQTENGTEKVIPSAKITTKGMGLLSQEFKRQNMH from the coding sequence ATGGATAATCCTATTGCTATTACAAATAACACGGTTAACGGAGAAGACGTTCAAACAGTCAATGCTCGTGATTTGCACGCATTCTTAGAAGCAAAACGAGACTTTTCCAATTGGATTAAGGACCGTATTAGCAGATACAATTTTATAGAAGGACAAGACTTTGTAAAAACACAAGATTTGCGGTCACCAAATTTGGCGAGCGCAAAATCTAGATCTGTTATTGCAATTAATTATCATCTCACCTTGGAAATGGCAAAAGAACTTTCCATGGTAGAGCGTAATGAAAAAGGAAAACAAGCTCGTTTATACTTTATCGAGTGCGAGCGGCGTGCAAAGCAGGCACTAACACTACAACAAATCGACTATTCAAGTCCAAAAGCTATGATGGGCTTTTTGAATTACCTACAAAGTCAAATAGATCAACAAGATACTATCATTGAATATTTAAAACCAAAAGCAATGGCTTTGGAAAGCTTGCAACGCGCTGATGGGCTCTTCGGTCTTACTGAAGCTGCTAAAATTCTCGAAATTCAACCAAAACAGTTCATTCAGTTCCTACAGAAAAAAGGATGGGTGTATCGACGCACTTTCGGGGCGCATTTATTGCCTTATCAAGATAAAATCCAAAAAGGTCTTATGGATTGCTCAACACACACTGTTCAAACCGAAAATGGAACAGAAAAAGTCATTCCTTCAGCAAAAATCACAACAAAAGGTATGGGGCTGCTGTCTCAAGAATTTAAACGACAAAACATGCATTAA
- a CDS encoding DUF1376 domain-containing protein translates to MSTKLPWTRLFADKWLLDLAHLPAFEGFIYVKLRFQMLRTGEPLKNNFRVLSLLAGCSVKRFQKALDLLLETGHIIFSEDGRLWSLQVEEELNNSNENLSKFSERAQKAAKARWDKNKDNSDDDAKHATSNAQAMLNDAINNNINININNNKKNKNIILSKREIEFENLETNDLVDEPIECDDVQSEEIKTIETKQLIIHEQNNNISNEANNRWQSNEAMIEKLPSRKGKKVGKQLSEIVDKIMPAYFPEQANFFEKDKKMREKQEVESMLEDFNPDFQYAIDLGLTHDEALSEFKKFIRFSKANPYRNAHERDWQSAWDNWITHPKYGLVAKRHAELEMKERYTITCCKPLTESLAKYIRNIEPISSFAT, encoded by the coding sequence ATGTCAACTAAGTTGCCATGGACGAGGCTTTTTGCAGACAAGTGGCTTCTTGATCTTGCGCATTTGCCCGCTTTTGAAGGTTTTATATATGTGAAGTTGCGATTTCAAATGCTTCGCACTGGAGAACCGCTTAAGAATAATTTTCGAGTATTGTCTTTATTGGCTGGTTGCTCAGTTAAAAGATTTCAGAAAGCATTAGATCTTTTATTAGAAACTGGACACATTATTTTTTCAGAAGATGGTCGTTTGTGGAGTTTACAAGTTGAAGAGGAACTCAATAACTCAAATGAAAATTTAAGCAAGTTTTCAGAAAGAGCACAAAAGGCAGCGAAGGCAAGATGGGATAAAAATAAAGATAACAGTGATGATGATGCTAAACATGCTACAAGCAATGCACAAGCAATGCTTAATGATGCCATTAACAATAACATTAACATTAACATTAACAATAACAAAAAAAATAAAAATATTATTTTATCAAAAAGAGAAATTGAATTTGAAAATTTAGAAACAAACGATTTGGTTGACGAGCCAATCGAGTGTGATGATGTTCAATCAGAAGAAATCAAAACGATAGAAACTAAACAACTAATCATTCACGAGCAAAATAACAACATTTCAAACGAAGCTAATAATCGATGGCAAAGTAACGAAGCAATGATTGAGAAATTGCCTTCACGAAAAGGTAAAAAGGTTGGCAAACAACTTTCAGAAATCGTTGACAAGATAATGCCTGCTTATTTTCCAGAGCAAGCAAACTTTTTTGAGAAAGACAAGAAAATGAGAGAAAAACAAGAAGTTGAAAGCATGTTAGAAGATTTCAACCCCGATTTTCAATACGCAATTGATCTAGGATTAACGCATGATGAAGCGTTATCAGAGTTTAAAAAATTTATACGCTTTTCAAAAGCCAACCCATATCGAAATGCTCATGAACGTGATTGGCAAAGCGCTTGGGATAATTGGATTACACACCCGAAATATGGATTGGTAGCTAAGAGACACGCAGAATTAGAAATGAAAGAAAGATATACAATCACATGCTGTAAACCACTAACAGAGAGCTTGGCAAAATATATCAGAAATATAGAGCCTATCAGTTCATTTGCAACATAA
- a CDS encoding lambda exonuclease family protein, producing the protein MKQRTEEWFQARLGKVTASNVYNVLSKTARGTPTSKYENYKIQLMTERLAEKVNQFYTTPAMQWGIEHEEDALKEYEFIYDTIVTRCGFIEHPTIKMAGASPDGFIGDDGLVEVKCPQTNTHLRFFIDDNIKPEYSAQMQFQMACTGRKWCDFISYNPHFVGKSLHLRMKIKRIYRDEEQIEQINQAVEVFLEEIEQEMEKISTKAA; encoded by the coding sequence ATGAAACAAAGAACAGAAGAATGGTTTCAAGCCCGTCTAGGCAAAGTCACCGCATCAAACGTTTATAATGTACTCAGTAAAACAGCGAGGGGAACCCCTACAAGCAAATATGAGAACTATAAAATCCAACTTATGACAGAGCGATTAGCAGAGAAAGTAAACCAGTTTTATACGACACCTGCTATGCAATGGGGCATTGAACATGAAGAAGATGCCCTAAAAGAATATGAATTCATTTATGACACGATTGTCACAAGATGCGGATTTATCGAACATCCCACAATCAAAATGGCTGGTGCAAGCCCTGATGGTTTTATTGGTGATGACGGTTTAGTTGAAGTCAAATGCCCGCAAACAAATACTCACCTGCGCTTTTTTATAGATGACAATATAAAGCCCGAATATAGTGCGCAAATGCAGTTCCAAATGGCTTGCACTGGACGAAAATGGTGTGATTTCATTAGCTATAATCCGCATTTTGTAGGCAAATCACTTCACTTGCGCATGAAAATCAAACGCATCTACCGTGATGAAGAACAAATTGAACAGATCAATCAAGCGGTTGAAGTCTTTTTAGAGGAAATAGAGCAAGAGATGGAAAAGATCTCGACAAAAGCTGCATGA
- a CDS encoding DUF1376 domain-containing protein produces MPSNKVECVKFNSDQFLKELMGLKATEKAVYTTLVLLMNDKKAPLINNGSYLSSWCGCSVRTFQKTLETLISMGYITRLENGNLWHRSLAFDYSISKFSERASKAAHMRWSKKREEAIHVN; encoded by the coding sequence ATGCCCAGTAACAAAGTAGAGTGTGTAAAGTTTAATTCAGATCAGTTTTTAAAAGAGCTTATGGGTTTAAAAGCAACAGAGAAGGCAGTTTATACAACACTTGTGTTGCTTATGAATGATAAGAAAGCGCCTCTTATCAATAATGGGTCTTATTTATCAAGTTGGTGTGGGTGTTCAGTAAGAACGTTTCAAAAGACATTAGAGACTTTAATAAGCATGGGTTACATCACGCGTTTAGAGAATGGGAACTTATGGCATAGGTCATTAGCTTTTGATTATAGCATCAGTAAATTTTCAGAAAGAGCTTCAAAAGCAGCGCATATGAGGTGGAGTAAGAAAAGAGAGGAGGCAATACATGTCAACTAA
- a CDS encoding lambda exonuclease family protein: MEQRTAQWFQARLGKVTASNVYNVISKTAKGTPTSKYEDYKIKLMTERLTGEISQSYPTPAMQWGIEHEEDALKEYAFIYDTEITQCGFIQHPTIKMAGASPDGLIGENGLIEIKCPQSINHLRFCIDDEIKPEYHAQMQFQMACTERKWCDFISYDPRFVGDSSHLRMKIKRIYRDDKQIEQINQAVEAFLAEIEQEIQRISIKAA; this comes from the coding sequence ATGGAACAAAGAACAGCACAATGGTTTCAAGCACGGTTAGGCAAAGTCACCGCTTCAAACGTTTATAACGTCATTAGTAAAACAGCAAAGGGAACTCCTACAAGCAAATATGAAGATTACAAAATCAAACTTATGACAGAGCGTTTAACGGGTGAAATAAGCCAATCTTATCCAACGCCGGCTATGCAATGGGGCATTGAACATGAAGAAGATGCTCTAAAAGAATATGCATTCATTTATGATACAGAAATCACTCAATGTGGTTTTATCCAACACCCCACAATCAAAATGGCGGGGGCTAGCCCTGATGGGCTTATTGGTGAAAACGGTTTAATCGAAATCAAATGTCCACAATCAATCAACCATTTACGCTTTTGTATAGATGATGAAATTAAACCAGAATATCATGCGCAAATGCAATTCCAAATGGCTTGTACAGAGCGAAAATGGTGTGATTTTATCAGTTATGACCCGCGTTTTGTGGGGGATTCATCTCACTTGCGTATGAAAATCAAACGCATCTACCGTGATGACAAACAAATTGAACAGATTAATCAAGCCGTCGAAGCTTTTTTAGCAGAAATAGAACAAGAGATACAAAGAATCTCAATAAAAGCCGCTTGA
- a CDS encoding helix-turn-helix transcriptional regulator — MEQDIQSKLKLWIKERLKERGHGAQTLLALHLELHPSAVNRMLNTYQNGKTRDITIDELVKISEFFNEPPPSFYKEVDLDFMKICASLDPVDKEAVLDFLELLKKLKTK; from the coding sequence ATGGAACAAGATATTCAGTCCAAACTTAAGCTATGGATTAAAGAGCGTCTTAAAGAACGAGGACACGGCGCACAAACATTATTAGCATTACATTTAGAGCTACACCCGTCAGCAGTGAATCGCATGCTTAATACCTATCAGAATGGGAAAACGCGAGATATAACAATAGATGAACTAGTGAAGATTTCTGAATTTTTTAATGAACCTCCACCCAGTTTTTATAAAGAAGTAGACTTGGATTTTATGAAAATATGTGCATCGCTTGATCCAGTCGACAAAGAAGCGGTGCTTGATTTTCTTGAATTATTAAAAAAATTAAAAACAAAATAA
- a CDS encoding crossover junction endodeoxyribonuclease RuvC: MINTILCFDLGTKMGWAIRGGNGHIFSGTMSLQPRRFEGGGMRYLRFKQWLNEIKHTAGDIDAVYFEEVRRHVGTDAAHVYGGLLAALTAWCEDHEIPYEGIPVSTIKKATTGKGNASKEEMIKAMRAKGHAPCDDNEADALAILHLIKEREIL, encoded by the coding sequence GTGATTAACACGATTCTTTGTTTTGATCTAGGTACGAAGATGGGGTGGGCGATACGAGGGGGAAATGGTCATATATTCAGTGGTACGATGAGTTTGCAACCCCGTCGTTTTGAAGGCGGGGGAATGCGTTATTTACGCTTTAAGCAATGGCTTAATGAGATAAAGCATACAGCAGGTGATATTGACGCGGTGTATTTTGAAGAGGTGAGGCGTCATGTTGGAACCGATGCAGCGCATGTTTACGGTGGTTTATTAGCAGCATTAACGGCGTGGTGTGAAGATCATGAGATACCGTATGAGGGGATACCAGTTAGCACAATTAAGAAAGCGACGACGGGCAAGGGGAATGCGTCAAAAGAAGAAATGATTAAGGCGATGCGTGCAAAAGGACACGCGCCTTGTGATGATAATGAAGCGGATGCTTTAGCAATTTTACATTTAATTAAAGAGAGGGAGATCTTATAG
- a CDS encoding DEAD/DEAH box helicase, translating into MPIKKEDVFTKLGLPALLIKNLRISGMSKPKPIQEQAIPMMLKGHDILGIAQTGSGKTLAFGLPILSQILTLGDKRCPKTARALILAPTRELAVQIDEAIRTVAKGAHLSTCLIFGGVSRLKQIKRMEAGVDVLIATPGRLRDLVREKCVDLSQSRFLILDEADRMLDMGFIHDVKQIAKLLHQERQTALFSATMPKEIAALAKCLLNDPVKIEVAPQGTTALEITQKLYCVPTSEKKNVLSKLLTNPAFNSVIVFTRTKHGADAVTRHLAKNGYLVATIHGNKSQGARQSALKAFRERSVQILVATDIAARGIDIPRISHVINYDLPDEAESYVHRIGRTGRNGESGEALTLFDEKIERTRLRAIERLIRMKLVSDSVPEQFAAFPEKLNGLQSGEKENNKERRLKKSKRQRRFLGRKDDAAQLQRKNSSSPNERHKKAKAAAKRAKAFRFRKSVKKAA; encoded by the coding sequence TTGCCTATAAAAAAAGAAGATGTTTTTACAAAGTTAGGTTTGCCTGCTCTTTTGATTAAGAATTTACGCATTTCTGGGATGAGTAAACCTAAACCTATACAAGAACAAGCTATTCCAATGATGTTGAAAGGACACGATATTTTAGGGATTGCACAGACAGGTTCTGGAAAAACCTTGGCATTTGGTTTGCCTATTTTAAGTCAAATTTTAACTTTGGGTGACAAACGCTGTCCTAAAACTGCACGTGCTTTGATTTTAGCGCCAACCCGTGAACTTGCTGTTCAGATTGACGAAGCAATTCGCACTGTGGCGAAGGGAGCGCATCTTTCGACGTGTCTTATTTTTGGGGGAGTATCACGTTTAAAACAAATTAAACGTATGGAAGCAGGTGTGGATGTTTTGATAGCCACTCCAGGGCGTTTGAGAGATCTTGTTCGTGAAAAATGTGTTGATCTTTCTCAATCTCGTTTTTTGATTTTGGATGAAGCAGATCGTATGTTGGATATGGGGTTTATTCATGACGTTAAGCAAATTGCAAAGCTTTTGCATCAAGAGCGTCAGACAGCCCTTTTTTCTGCGACAATGCCGAAAGAAATTGCTGCGCTTGCAAAGTGTTTACTCAATGATCCAGTTAAGATTGAAGTTGCTCCTCAAGGTACTACAGCTTTAGAGATTACCCAGAAATTATATTGTGTTCCTACCAGTGAAAAAAAGAATGTTTTAAGTAAACTTTTGACAAATCCAGCTTTTAATTCGGTTATTGTTTTTACTCGAACGAAACATGGGGCTGATGCTGTCACACGTCATTTAGCAAAGAACGGCTATTTAGTTGCAACAATTCATGGGAATAAATCACAAGGTGCTCGCCAATCTGCTTTAAAAGCTTTTCGGGAAAGATCGGTCCAGATCCTTGTTGCAACAGATATTGCGGCACGCGGTATTGATATACCAAGAATAAGCCACGTTATTAATTATGATTTACCAGATGAAGCTGAAAGTTATGTGCATCGTATTGGTCGGACAGGACGCAATGGTGAATCGGGTGAAGCACTTACGCTTTTTGATGAAAAAATTGAAAGGACACGGTTGCGTGCCATAGAGCGCTTGATTCGTATGAAATTGGTGTCTGACTCTGTTCCAGAACAATTTGCAGCATTTCCAGAAAAGCTCAATGGGCTCCAAAGTGGAGAAAAAGAAAACAATAAAGAACGCCGTTTAAAAAAATCTAAACGTCAGAGACGGTTTTTAGGTCGAAAAGATGATGCTGCACAGTTACAGCGGAAGAATTCTTCCTCTCCAAATGAGAGGCATAAAAAGGCAAAAGCAGCGGCAAAGCGTGCAAAGGCTTTTCGTTTTCGCAAGTCAGTCAAGAAAGCGGCTTAA
- a CDS encoding ERF family protein: MNEQNTNLTEVNKTNNCEVKSTAMELILERALENDVDLDRLKSLLELREKEIERQERKNFVRDLSIMQMEYQKIHKNATNTHTNSQYATLDKYLDAIKDSLSKYRFSLFSRIKEQNSNGITVEMTLKHISGNEISTQGTFPFDTTGSKNNIQAVGSTITYARRYLLGMLLNIVSEDDDTDGNAPIKKAFPQQINEIRRLIVQTQSEEAKVLDYVKVKNLTDMSEGQAQIVLHLLKDKQNKQKAPKEQSLPQQKKIDAPIQDIEYAPTQQQTAV; the protein is encoded by the coding sequence ATGAATGAACAAAACACGAACTTAACAGAAGTAAACAAAACAAACAATTGTGAAGTCAAATCTACAGCTATGGAACTTATTTTAGAAAGAGCTTTAGAAAATGATGTCGATCTGGACCGTCTCAAGAGCCTTCTCGAGTTACGAGAAAAGGAGATAGAACGACAAGAGCGCAAGAATTTTGTCCGTGATCTTTCTATTATGCAAATGGAATATCAAAAAATACATAAAAATGCTACAAACACCCATACAAATAGCCAATATGCTACGCTTGATAAATATCTTGATGCCATAAAGGATAGTCTTTCAAAATATCGCTTTTCCTTGTTTTCTCGTATCAAAGAGCAGAATTCAAATGGCATAACTGTAGAAATGACTTTAAAGCATATATCAGGCAATGAAATATCAACACAAGGAACATTTCCTTTTGACACTACAGGGAGTAAAAATAACATACAAGCAGTTGGTTCTACAATCACTTACGCACGTAGATATCTCTTAGGTATGCTTCTTAATATTGTGAGTGAAGATGATGATACAGATGGAAACGCTCCTATCAAAAAGGCATTTCCGCAGCAAATCAATGAAATCAGAAGACTCATAGTGCAAACCCAATCAGAAGAAGCAAAGGTACTTGATTATGTTAAAGTCAAAAATCTTACGGATATGTCTGAGGGACAAGCCCAAATCGTTTTGCATCTTTTGAAAGATAAACAAAACAAGCAAAAGGCTCCAAAAGAACAATCTCTTCCACAACAAAAGAAGATAGACGCACCTATACAAGATATTGAATATGCACCAACACAACAACAAACGGCGGTGTGA
- a CDS encoding tyrosine-type recombinase/integrase has translation MPKPRPPYLLKEVTRHNKIIWYVRIGHGKRIRIRGTYGTQEFVDNYKSALAELQGIIPPKPKTGKLIEGSFAWLLKQYFNSVNWHSLAKATKRQKELILMKVCDSIGNIPYKAIEKKHIIAGVERRKETPSAAQNFLKALNGLFNWAIDQGLLENNPTIGVKRPALSNKDGFAVWTEDDVEKYYQRWSHGTHERVWIDVLLYTGLRRGDAVRIGWKDVNDNIIHLKTEKSQFKTDVFLPILPELTETLKIGPIGNETFICGKNGNKLVKESFGNLFREACNTAGIKKSAHGLRKLAATRAANSGATVSQLKAIFGWTEDKMASLYTKSADRKRLALEAIKKLQKS, from the coding sequence ATGCCAAAACCACGCCCCCCCTATCTTCTAAAAGAAGTCACACGCCATAACAAAATCATATGGTATGTACGTATTGGTCATGGAAAACGTATTCGAATACGCGGAACCTATGGAACGCAAGAGTTTGTTGATAACTACAAAAGCGCACTTGCCGAATTACAAGGCATAATCCCTCCAAAACCTAAAACCGGAAAACTGATTGAAGGGTCATTTGCATGGCTGCTTAAACAATATTTTAATAGCGTCAATTGGCATAGCCTTGCTAAAGCTACGAAAAGACAAAAAGAACTCATTCTTATGAAGGTATGCGATAGCATAGGAAATATTCCATACAAAGCAATTGAAAAAAAACATATTATAGCCGGTGTTGAACGGCGTAAAGAAACACCATCAGCTGCTCAAAATTTTTTGAAAGCTCTTAATGGGCTTTTTAATTGGGCAATTGACCAAGGACTTTTGGAAAATAATCCAACAATAGGAGTAAAAAGACCAGCTCTTAGCAATAAAGACGGATTCGCTGTTTGGACAGAAGATGATGTTGAGAAATATTACCAACGCTGGTCACATGGTACCCATGAACGGGTTTGGATTGATGTTCTTTTGTATACGGGCTTACGCCGTGGTGATGCCGTTCGCATTGGTTGGAAAGATGTTAATGATAATATCATTCATCTGAAAACAGAAAAGAGCCAATTTAAAACAGATGTTTTTCTACCCATTTTGCCTGAATTAACAGAAACCCTTAAAATTGGTCCTATTGGAAATGAAACATTCATTTGCGGGAAAAATGGAAATAAGCTCGTAAAAGAAAGTTTTGGCAACCTGTTTCGTGAAGCATGTAATACAGCAGGTATTAAAAAATCAGCCCATGGATTGAGAAAATTAGCAGCCACACGCGCAGCTAACTCTGGTGCAACAGTTTCACAATTGAAAGCAATTTTTGGCTGGACAGAAGATAAAATGGCATCTCTTTATACAAAGAGCGCAGATCGTAAAAGATTAGCTCTTGAAGCTATAAAAAAGCTCCAAAAAAGTTAG
- a CDS encoding antA/AntB antirepressor family protein, whose protein sequence is MNTLIEIKEQIIDQETVQTVNARELHTFLAIGKRFATWITNRINQYAFEEGKDYILTLPKIGKRKNVISKEYHLTLDMAKELSMVERNEKGRLARRYFIECEKKLKSQSVDYDHDTRFDLPSHWEGMSAGEKALYLLGPIHVRLIDAFRVDEENRKYKALIKEVKQVLARSVVKAA, encoded by the coding sequence ATGAACACACTTATAGAAATTAAAGAACAAATCATTGATCAGGAAACTGTTCAGACAGTAAACGCGCGCGAATTGCATACGTTTTTGGCAATAGGAAAACGTTTTGCGACTTGGATTACGAACCGCATTAATCAGTATGCATTTGAAGAAGGAAAGGACTATATTTTAACGCTTCCCAAAATTGGGAAACGTAAAAATGTTATCAGCAAAGAATATCACCTTACCTTAGATATGGCCAAAGAGCTCTCAATGGTTGAACGCAATGAGAAAGGTAGACTGGCTCGTCGTTACTTTATTGAGTGTGAGAAAAAGTTAAAAAGCCAATCTGTTGATTATGACCATGATACGCGCTTTGATTTGCCAAGCCATTGGGAGGGTATGAGTGCTGGTGAAAAAGCTTTGTATCTTTTAGGTCCTATTCATGTTCGTCTTATTGATGCTTTTAGAGTGGATGAAGAGAACAGAAAATATAAAGCCCTCATTAAAGAAGTAAAGCAGGTTTTAGCAAGATCTGTCGTAAAAGCAGCTTAG
- the bet gene encoding phage recombination protein Bet, with protein MTNSPLTTMASKYGFSHDQFRKTIIKTCINHNFSDEEFAAFISVANTYGLNPLTKEIYALPKRGGGIIPVVSIDGWIKIIKSNPQFDGMTFQDQLDKNGNIIAIKCAIRLKGIQDPIEVTEYLNECKQKSDTWQKYPARMLRHKATIQCARYAFGFSGIYEEDEAARINEASRNTQVQFVSHAMLEQIKLLIKETQTNENILLSYANIENLTDLSCEKAQEILELLEKKQNIQKERALQSHPQQEQIDAPIQDAEYIHIQDIEYAPTQQQTAV; from the coding sequence ATGACAAATTCTCCTTTAACAACAATGGCTAGCAAATATGGATTTTCTCATGATCAATTCCGTAAAACAATTATCAAAACTTGTATCAATCATAACTTCTCTGATGAAGAATTCGCTGCTTTTATATCGGTGGCAAATACTTATGGGCTTAACCCATTAACAAAAGAAATCTATGCGCTCCCTAAAAGAGGTGGCGGCATTATCCCTGTTGTCTCTATTGATGGCTGGATTAAGATCATTAAATCTAATCCTCAATTTGATGGTATGACCTTTCAAGATCAACTCGATAAAAACGGTAATATCATTGCCATTAAATGCGCTATTCGTCTCAAAGGTATTCAAGACCCTATCGAAGTCACCGAATATTTAAATGAATGCAAACAAAAAAGTGACACTTGGCAAAAATACCCCGCTCGTATGTTACGTCATAAAGCAACTATACAATGCGCTCGCTACGCTTTTGGCTTTTCTGGCATTTATGAAGAAGATGAAGCAGCGCGTATTAATGAAGCAAGCCGGAATACACAAGTACAATTTGTTTCTCATGCCATGCTCGAACAAATCAAACTGTTAATTAAAGAAACACAAACCAATGAAAATATTCTTCTCTCTTACGCAAATATCGAAAACCTAACAGATCTGTCTTGTGAAAAAGCACAAGAGATTTTAGAGCTATTGGAAAAAAAGCAAAATATTCAAAAAGAAAGAGCTCTACAATCTCACCCGCAACAAGAGCAAATAGACGCGCCTATACAAGATGCCGAATATATTCATATCCAAGATATCGAATATGCACCCACTCAACAACAAACGGCGGTGTGA
- the ilvA gene encoding threonine ammonia-lyase IlvA has translation MISVMSKFIQDVTKAMVGLHHVFAETPLQRNDFLSQKYDAEIYLKREDLTPVRSYKIRGAFNFVSEMLSSISSDSAFVCASAGNHAQGVSFVCRYFKRKGVIFMPMTTPQQKIEKTRIFGEEFIDIRLVGETFDQCYEAAQSFVVENGGVMAPPFDDIRIITGQATVLCEAALQWKKLNGESEPDLMIVPVGGGGLASGISKFLREYGWNTKLRFVEPQRAASLLACLESGKRVKLENIDTFVDGAAVAEIGALNYTILKHFSPDSVITVPENRVCSTMVEMLNVEGVVLEPAGALSIDALNSIPSQELSGKKIILVISGGNFDFERLPEIKERSLRFQGLRKYFIFSFPQHPGALRHFLSTLSPDDDIVRFEYFKKSARNFGSVLVAIETKKYDNFRLLEEKFQALGWRYRDITDDQTLFDFVI, from the coding sequence ATGATCAGTGTTATGAGTAAATTTATTCAAGATGTCACAAAAGCTATGGTGGGATTACATCACGTGTTTGCTGAAACCCCCCTTCAAAGAAATGATTTTCTAAGCCAAAAATATGATGCAGAAATTTATTTGAAGCGTGAAGATTTAACACCGGTGCGGTCTTATAAGATTCGTGGTGCTTTCAATTTTGTTTCAGAAATGTTGAGCAGTATATCGTCAGATTCTGCATTTGTGTGTGCTTCAGCAGGGAATCACGCACAAGGGGTTTCTTTTGTTTGTCGTTATTTTAAACGTAAAGGCGTGATTTTTATGCCTATGACAACGCCACAACAGAAAATTGAGAAGACACGTATTTTTGGTGAAGAGTTTATTGATATTCGTTTGGTTGGTGAAACATTTGATCAATGTTATGAAGCTGCGCAATCTTTTGTCGTCGAGAACGGTGGTGTGATGGCTCCTCCGTTTGATGATATTCGCATTATTACGGGGCAAGCAACTGTGCTCTGTGAAGCTGCTTTGCAATGGAAAAAACTCAATGGAGAAAGTGAACCAGATTTAATGATTGTGCCGGTAGGGGGAGGTGGTTTGGCAAGTGGGATAAGCAAGTTCTTACGGGAATATGGTTGGAATACAAAGCTTCGTTTTGTTGAGCCCCAAAGAGCTGCAAGCTTGCTTGCTTGTTTGGAGAGTGGAAAAAGGGTCAAACTAGAAAATATTGATACTTTTGTAGATGGGGCTGCGGTGGCTGAAATTGGTGCACTAAACTATACAATTTTAAAGCATTTTTCTCCTGATTCTGTCATTACGGTTCCTGAAAATCGCGTTTGTTCTACGATGGTTGAAATGCTTAATGTAGAAGGTGTGGTTCTTGAACCAGCTGGTGCTTTATCGATTGATGCGCTTAACAGTATTCCATCTCAAGAGTTGAGCGGTAAAAAAATTATTCTCGTTATTTCAGGAGGTAATTTTGATTTTGAGCGTTTGCCAGAGATTAAAGAGCGTTCTTTACGTTTCCAAGGCTTGAGAAAATATTTTATTTTTAGTTTTCCGCAGCATCCTGGTGCATTGCGTCATTTTCTTTCCACATTATCACCGGATGATGATATTGTGCGCTTTGAATATTTTAAAAAATCAGCGAGAAATTTTGGTTCTGTATTGGTTGCGATTGAAACAAAAAAATACGACAATTTTCGTCTCTTAGAAGAAAAATTTCAAGCGTTAGGTTGGCGCTATCGTGATATTACGGATGATCAAACATTATTTGATTTTGTTATTTGA